The window TCAAAGTATAACAGCAAGATGGTAGCAAAATTCATAAAGGCTATAATGCGGGACGGCAAAAAAAGTCTGGCAGAGTCAATAGTCTACGATGCATTTGATATCATTGAGAAAAAGACAGGTGAAGTTCCGCTGAAAATTTTCGAAAAAGCCGTTGATAATGTAAAACCGATCATCGAAGTAAAGTCACGGCGTGTCGGAGGCTCAACTTATCAGGTTCCAACTGAAATTCGTCAGTCACGTCGAGCTGCTTTAGGTATTAGGTGGATTATAAATTATGCGCGTAACAGGTCGGAAAAGAGCATGTCCGGCAAACTTGCGGGCGAGTTTTTAGATGCCTTTGGTAAGAAAGGGGC of the Anaerolineae bacterium genome contains:
- the rpsG gene encoding 30S ribosomal protein S7; its protein translation is MPRRREVPERIIVPDSKYNSKMVAKFIKAIMRDGKKSLAESIVYDAFDIIEKKTGEVPLKIFEKAVDNVKPIIEVKSRRVGGSTYQVPTEIRQSRRAALGIRWIINYARNRSEKSMSGKLAGEFLDAFGKKGASIKKKEDTHKMAEANKAFAHYRW